The region TGCTTCCGGAATGATTTCCTCATCATAATATACATTGTTTTTGTCTTTTGAATAAGTGAGGTATGCATATGCACTATTTTTTTTATCAATAGGAAACAATTGGAAGGAACCGACATCAACATTATTGTATTTAAACTTTTTGCCTCTTGATAATATCGTGTTATTATTTATACCAATAATATCCTGATTAATGCCTCTGATCTTTTCGATTTTATCAAATGAGTTGGTTACGACTTCTGAGTCTTCAAGAAAGGACGGAAAATAGATTGTATTCCCAATCCTTATGTATTGTTTGTTTATAGCTTCAACATTTCCGGAATTGGGAAGGATTGATTTAAATTTTCCGATGTTAGGAGAGACATAAACAGAGTCTTTATCTTTCAGGAAATAATCATTGATGAATGCAAAAGTATTCCGGTCTGCATTTATCATGCGATCGGCGTAGAAGTAATGATCCTTGTCTCTGGCCCAGTTTATATGGTCTTTTACCAGTTCATATGTTTTGGGATCTGCTCCTTTAATAATGCCAAAACCTAAAACCTGATCGATATAATAAACGTGAAGTCGATCTTTCGGAATCTCATTGTCAACATAAAAGGAGTTTCTGTCAACCAGCTTTTGCGTCATATTCCGAAAGTATACCGAATCTTTGTCTTTGGCTATATCTTCTGCCAGAACCTGAAAAGACTTTGCATCAGCATTCATAGGTAATACGCCCAGGCTAAACCAATTGCCGTTTTGGCAATAGGCGATTTTTCCTTTGGAGTCGATAAAGTAAGAACCTGATTTTTGTTTATTTACCGGTTTGCCAATATCTTTACATGAGATGCAAAAGCTTAGTAAAACACAAGCCAGAAAGAAGGTGTATTTTTTCATTCGTATAATATTTGTGAAACAATGGAATAACTAATATACGCATTATCCTGTTTGTGTGGTTATCCTGTAATCAGTTTCGTATTTTTGCACGGAATAAAACGATCAGACGCTTTTACTTAAAAATATGGACAACAGATTTTCCGATAACAATCAGGTTGGAGTAGTTTCTACATTTGCTGAATTGGTAAATACCGATTTTCAGGGAAATATGAATGCACTTTGCTGGAACAGAAGTTTAGAAGGAGATTTTGAAGAAATTGTGTCTAAGTTGCAATTAAAGGAAAATATTACCGAAGTTTCCGTAGATGATCTTTTAGCGTTGCAATTATCAGAAAAGGGGAGTGCTGCCAGAGATATTATCCTAAGCGATCTGCAGTTATTAACTGATTTTGGAGCATCAGCATCTCTTAATTTGCTGAAATATTATGAACGTGACGATGAGTTCGATTTTATTTCGACCGATGTCTATTCCTGGCATGTAGACCGTTCACCTGTGGGTACCGATACTTTTTTATGCACTTACTATGGTGTAGCTAGTGATATTATTCCAAATGATCAGGTTGTGCAAAAAATCCTGATTCCGGAAGTCCGGAAAAAGCTGAAAGAATTATATGATGGTCCTGAATCGGAATTTGAAGATTTTTTAAAGGAAAATTATTTTGATCTGCATTACCAATCTAAGCCAGATGCTAAGCCTGTTAATTTAGGATTGGGACATCTTTGGCGGTTAGCTGTAGACCATCCTGAGCAAAAAGTTCTGCCTTGTGTGCACAGGGCTCCTGTGGAAAATAATGGTGAGTATCGACTTTTGTTGATTTGCTGATCATGTATGAATATAAGCTGTAATCATTATTTTAAATAAATAAAATAAACTTTAAATTTTATTTTATAGTAAAATATTTGTTTGTTTGATTTTTTTAAATAACTTAGCGAAGCAGATGTAAATAAAATACATCAATCGCATGTAACATATATGATCATAACAGTCTGTTATTATCATGTATATCTGAATTTTTCAAATGAATTCAGAATGCCCACTTTTAGGGATTTATGGGAAATTATTCAATATTTAAAACCCAAAAACATGAAAAAATTATTTACTTTAAAACACACAAACACTAAAGTACTAACGCGAAAGCAACTGAGAAGTGTAGTGGGTAGTGGAATACCTATGGCGATGCTTATGTGTAAAAGCTCAGTGGAAGGAGAGGCTCCCACTTTAATTTCTTTTCAGGGTTGTGACGATGCGGGTCAGTTCAAAGATCGTAGTGGTATTTTTTGTAAGAGAGGAGATGCAATGTACGTTAAAACATGCTAAGGTTTGCTCTTTTATTTTGTGCTTTTATAGCATTATCAGGACAAAATACCCGTTTTGTTTATAAACATTCCTATTTAAAAGATTCGCTAAAACCGGAAACAAAAACGGAAGATGTTGCTTTTCTGGATGTTTCGCCAAAAGGATCTTTCTATTACAAGTACGAAGAATATAAGCGTGATTCCGTGCTGCAAAAATTCAGAAAAAATAATATGTTTATTTCTCCCAAAACATATTATAAAACTTTTATTGAAAAACAATACGCAAGCCCGGAAACCGATATGTATACAGAATTATTAGATACATATTATAAAATAAAAGAGGAAAGACCTTTGAAATGGGAGGTGCTTCAGGAGAAGTCGGTTTATGAAGGCTACAATGTTCAAAAAGCTTCCACTGTTTTTGCGGGACGCAAATGGACAGCATGGTTTACAAATGAAATACCAATTTCAGACGGACCTTATAAATTCCGGGGATTGCCGGGATTGATTCTGAAAATCTCTGATGAGAAACAACAGCATAAAATGGAGTTGGTAAAGACTTCTGATGTCTTTATTATGTTTGAAAAGCCAGAACCTCGGTATATAGAAATACCGGCTAAGAAGTATAATAAATTATATCGGGATAATGTAAAAGATCCCTTAGCATGGCTTAGAGAAAGGGGAACAGATCCTGACAGAATTAATAAAGTAGTTGTCAATGGTCAGGAAGTCAATGCAAAGGAATTTTTTAAAAGTGGTAAAATGAGTTTTCAAAAAGAAGAAAATCCCATTGAGCTGGTGAAGGAGTAGGATATTCAATCTTGTGAAGTATTTTTTGTAAGATATAGATACTTAGAGTAGCTATAGTGAGCAAAGTACTGGTTAACCAATATTTGCACAATGTAGCTACTCTATATAAGTTCTTATTATTTTGACTACATTTCCTTTAAATTCACTTCTTTTTTTTCACCATCCTTATCAATAGTAATCCGTTTTTCGATATTGGCTTTATCTGTATAAGAGGATCTGCCAGTACCATAATTGGTTGTAGAACCGGCATAACCCCAATAGTTGTAATAGTTTGTATAACCGGATACATACGAATAATTGTATGAATTGGTAAAATCGAAGCTGGTCATAATGATATAGTTACCGGGCATTAGGTCGGCAAACTCAAAGTGTCCTTCATCGTCATAGATTTTAGTTCGCTTGATGGAATGTCCAAAATCGGGATCCAATGGCACTTCAGCAACTTTCTTTTCTTTTCGGATTTTTTTATTGACATCGAGCCATTCATCGTAATAAGCAGAATTTGGGAAAAGCAGAATCTCTGTCCCTTTTGGAGCATATTGTTTTTTTGCCGTGTTCACCAGACCTCCCAATTTTTTGCCGGAACTTGACCTTGCAAAGGCGGTGCCGATAACTACACTGTTGCCATTGGAGATCTGCCGAATGGCCTGTTCCTTATTGAATTTATTTTTGATGGGTTGATAGTCCAGTTCCTCGTTGACTGTAATCTCCCACATGCCTTTGCTCATGGACATTTCACGCTGCCACAGTCTTCGGTCTTTTTTGTCGATAACAAAATTGTAAATAGCATTGGTGCTTTCTTCCAATAAGGTAACCAGCCAGGTGGCATGTTTACCTGTTTTCGGAGAATTGTAACTATAGCTTTTTACTTCCTTAATGGTGTAATATTCCACATGTACATTGGATCCATCATTATAATAAAATTGAGGGATCCGGGCTTTATAGCCAACATCTAAAGGAAGTGTTCCGATCATCAGATCCGTCCAGTTGAAGTCAATAAATGCTTCACTAGGACGAAAATTTACCTTTTTATCTTTTTTTGTTTCTTTGGAATAATAATTACCTGTGATGGTCTCACCAAAGTTGAGATTTAGTTTTGTTTTCTTTTCATCACCAGTATAGCTGATAGATTTTAGTGTCCGGGGATCCACAACACTTGTCCGAACATTGACTCTGGAATTATCTTTGGGTGTGTAGGAGCTTTTTAAGGTCAGCTCATTGCCTGTAGAGGTGACATCATAGATCAATGATCCCTGTTTGTCCCAATTGTTATCTTTGACATAATATACAGTGTAAAGCGATTTTTCGGGTTTAATGTATTTTGTATTAATGTCCGGACTGCCGGGAGCAACCATTTTTTGGCCCCATGCAGCGAAAGGGAACAGACTGATCCCTAAAAGGATTGGGTATAATTTCATATTCAGTGCAATAGTGTTAATGCGCAACCAAAGGGAGTTTCCTGCTCGGTTGCGTAGTCGAAGATAAAAAAAAACTTAAAAGAATAAAAATTTTGCCGGATCAATAATTTTTTGCGGGGTATTCATTAATTTTTGAATTATTAAAAGTTGGCTAGATATACATTTTCATGTATAGCAGATAGTAAAGAGTATAAAGATATTTATGGTTAGAATTCTAACATCCTGTGATTTATGTAATACTATATCTGTTTTAAAAAGAGTCGGATCAAAAATTTCCTTATATTTAATTTTTTCCATTAAAATA is a window of Elizabethkingia anophelis R26 DNA encoding:
- a CDS encoding GLPGLI family protein, whose product is MLRFALLFCAFIALSGQNTRFVYKHSYLKDSLKPETKTEDVAFLDVSPKGSFYYKYEEYKRDSVLQKFRKNNMFISPKTYYKTFIEKQYASPETDMYTELLDTYYKIKEERPLKWEVLQEKSVYEGYNVQKASTVFAGRKWTAWFTNEIPISDGPYKFRGLPGLILKISDEKQQHKMELVKTSDVFIMFEKPEPRYIEIPAKKYNKLYRDNVKDPLAWLRERGTDPDRINKVVVNGQEVNAKEFFKSGKMSFQKEENPIELVKE
- a CDS encoding DUF1826 domain-containing protein, with the protein product MDNRFSDNNQVGVVSTFAELVNTDFQGNMNALCWNRSLEGDFEEIVSKLQLKENITEVSVDDLLALQLSEKGSAARDIILSDLQLLTDFGASASLNLLKYYERDDEFDFISTDVYSWHVDRSPVGTDTFLCTYYGVASDIIPNDQVVQKILIPEVRKKLKELYDGPESEFEDFLKENYFDLHYQSKPDAKPVNLGLGHLWRLAVDHPEQKVLPCVHRAPVENNGEYRLLLIC
- a CDS encoding DUF3108 domain-containing protein, which codes for MKLYPILLGISLFPFAAWGQKMVAPGSPDINTKYIKPEKSLYTVYYVKDNNWDKQGSLIYDVTSTGNELTLKSSYTPKDNSRVNVRTSVVDPRTLKSISYTGDEKKTKLNLNFGETITGNYYSKETKKDKKVNFRPSEAFIDFNWTDLMIGTLPLDVGYKARIPQFYYNDGSNVHVEYYTIKEVKSYSYNSPKTGKHATWLVTLLEESTNAIYNFVIDKKDRRLWQREMSMSKGMWEITVNEELDYQPIKNKFNKEQAIRQISNGNSVVIGTAFARSSSGKKLGGLVNTAKKQYAPKGTEILLFPNSAYYDEWLDVNKKIRKEKKVAEVPLDPDFGHSIKRTKIYDDEGHFEFADLMPGNYIIMTSFDFTNSYNYSYVSGYTNYYNYWGYAGSTTNYGTGRSSYTDKANIEKRITIDKDGEKKEVNLKEM
- a CDS encoding DKNYY domain-containing protein; amino-acid sequence: MKKYTFFLACVLLSFCISCKDIGKPVNKQKSGSYFIDSKGKIAYCQNGNWFSLGVLPMNADAKSFQVLAEDIAKDKDSVYFRNMTQKLVDRNSFYVDNEIPKDRLHVYYIDQVLGFGIIKGADPKTYELVKDHINWARDKDHYFYADRMINADRNTFAFINDYFLKDKDSVYVSPNIGKFKSILPNSGNVEAINKQYIRIGNTIYFPSFLEDSEVVTNSFDKIEKIRGINQDIIGINNNTILSRGKKFKYNNVDVGSFQLFPIDKKNSAYAYLTYSKDKNNVYYDEEIIPEADVKSFILMDNNFGKDAKNAYYKNQLLKGVDAQSFKKDGDFYKDKSGNKFSALTGKKI